The Magnolia sinica isolate HGM2019 chromosome 9, MsV1, whole genome shotgun sequence genome contains a region encoding:
- the LOC131255351 gene encoding probable disease resistance protein At1g58390: MGYCLPRHRKRLGRLVEKLQVHRIKVNHGRSSVVEEVNVVGIEDEAKKVVGRLIEGEDRLIEGEDRLTVVSITGTGGIGKTAFTKKVYNNINVKKSFDFHAWVHVSQEHQVRELLLSIIKCSKTLYGEEMETMLNERVGTETLAALERGDIWKYSSHVPSNLEKLGREIVAKCHGLPPAVVVLGGLLLKRDKSPKEWHKVLKSIEWWLNESEDQILSILALSFHDLPYYLKPCFLYFGALPEDSEFSMDDLISLWIAEGFVQGRGGEELEDVKEDYLQELVDGSMIQVVKRRTNGTAETCHLHDLLCKLSISKAKEDKFLGVYRGIGSTSPTMARRLAITHPGIGSFKFVRVMDLRDANISSLPNEIGYLIQLRLEQDPLGTLEKLSNLRILTLVEHCYIGKEMVCSAGGFPQLEVVGINVLDETEWRLESGGRSNAKS, encoded by the exons TTGGTGGAGAAGCTTCAAGTTCATCGAATCAAGGTCAACCACGGAAGGAGCTCAGTTGTTGAGGAAGTGAATGTCGTGGGCATTGAAGATGAGGCAAAGAAAGTGGTGGGACGTCTGATTGAAGGAGAAGATCGTCTGATTGAAGGAGAAGATCGACTCACGGTTGTTTCAATCACAGGTACAGGAGGAATAGGTAAGACTGCTTTCACAAAGAAAGTTTACAATAACATCAATGTAAAGAAGAGTTTTGATTTTCATGCTTGGGTGCATGTGTCTCAAGAACATCAAGTGCGAGAGCTTTTACTGAGTATTATAAAATGCTCAAAGACGCTTTATGGGGAAGAAATGGAGACCATGCTCAACGAAAGAGTTGGCACAGAAACTCTGGCAGCACTTGAAAGAGGAGATATCTG GAAATATTCATCCCACGTGCCCTCCAATCTAGAGAAGCTAGGGAGAGAGATCGTTGCAAAATGCCATGGATTACCTCCAGCAGTTGTCGTTCTAGGAGGTCTCCTATTGAAAAGAGATAAGTCGCCAAAGGAGTGGCATAAGGTGCTTAAAAGCATTGAATGGTGGCTAAATGAAAGCGAAGATCAGATCTTGAGCATATTGGCCTTAAGCTTCCATGATTTGCCTTATTACTTGAAACCCTGCTTTCTTTATTTCGGTGCTTTACCCGAAGACTCCGAATTCTCAATGGATGATTTGATTTCCCTATGGATAGCTGAAGGATTCGTGCAAGGAAGGGGAGGAGAAGAATTGGAGGATGTCAAAGAGGATTACTTACAAGAGCTTGTTGACGGAAGCATGATTCAAGTGGTGAAACGGAGGACCAATGGAACAGCAGAAACATGCCATCTCCATGATCTTCTATGCAAACTCTCTATTTCAAAAGCTAAGGAAGATAAATTCCTTGGTGTGTATCGGGGCATTGGCTCTACTTCACCAACCATGGCACGTCGACTTGCTATTACTCATCCTGGAATCG GGAGTTTCAAATTCGTTAGGGTGATGGATTTAAGGGATGCAAATATCTCTAGCCTACCAAATGAAATTGGGTATCTAATCCAACTGAG ATTAGAGCAAGACCCACTAGGAACACTGGAGAAGCTGTCAAACCTTCGGATTCTCACATTAGTTGAGCATTGTTATATAGGAAAGGAAATGGTATGCTCTGCAGGAGGATTTCCTCAGCTTGAAGTTGTAGGCATCAATGTGTTGGATGAAACAGAGTGGAGACTGGAGAGTGGAGGAAGGAGCAATGCCAAATCTTAG